CAGAAACAATGATGACACAGTAACCCAGGTAGATCTCTGCTATGGGGATGTTCTCACCTATGCTAGGCTAACCTGTGTGCACAGACCTGGGTGCGAAACACCTGGGTTAgttgtgcagtgaagacataccctaagcggTATGTAACTCACCTTCAGAAGGGTGTAGGGCTTCAATGAACCTGCTAGAATTTGAACCCTGCTGCCAGGGAATGGGGAGTGGACCACTCCAATACTTGGATCACTAAACCATCCCCTCTGACTAATATTagttatttcttttaattttttgtgATGTCCTGTGAGAAATGAAAATTTCtgtataaatgctaagtattttACTGATTATgacaaaaacagaggaaaattctaCGTGAAATTATTTCTATGAACCTGATCAttgcacattataaatgacaCCCCTTGACTTGCGAAGGGAAAAAATATGGGGAAGGGATGAGTATTAATATAAACATTAGAGAATCCCTCCTGCTGGAAATGCAGgaaattctgtttttttaaagtctgtttaCAGGTAGGTTGTTTACAatgatttttattgcatttgatgTTTTACAGATaggatagaaaataaaataacttgCACACAATGAAGGGACTGGTAAGAAAAATAAGTGCAAATGTTGTAATGCTGTTCCTCTTTCTCCCACCCAATTTTCCTTCCATGCAAAAAGACAACAAGATGTGATGAAATAGAGACTCAGTGCATCAAAGGAGCCCCAATTTGCAAACATGATATGAGTCATTTTATGCACGTGAGCAGTGCCATTAaattcaatgagactactcatatgAACAAAATTACTCGTGtacataagggcttgtctacatgggaaaattTAACCAGTTTTACCGGTATGACTATACTTGTATAATTAAACCAATAAACCCTTTCTAAAACAGCataaattaaactgaaaaaaaaggtgctcttattctggaataagagagtccacacatggagttatattggtttaaattcacaccttagaaAAGTTATTCCACTATAATCTATATAGACAAAtcctaagtgtttgcaggtctGGAACCCACAAATCTGTTTTCAGATTTTAATATGCTTCCAAGCACCTGAATCCATATTAAGATGATAGTGTCGGTTAATTAAAGCATTCTCTTTTGTCTGGCTTTTAATGCTGTGAGATTCCTCTCTGTAGAACCCCAGGATCACCTTTGAAAGCCTGTGGCCACAGAGGAGAAGCTTTGAGTTATGTTTCCCAGGTGTAAAACTCAGGGTTTGGATCAGGAAGTGAGAACTTTTGTTTTGTGAGAGCCCAGAGCGATAGAGGTCCAAAACAGCTGTTTTTAGGGACAGGGTAGTGGTGCCTTGCTTGAGGTTTCTACAAAAGGGATTTTTCTGCAGTCTGTTACCAATTCTCTTCAAGAAAATAGAACGTGTGTACATTCCATAAATAAACAAATCATACTGGAAAAATACCTGACTCCACATTGCCAGTTTTTGCTTCAAACAGGAAACTGATCTGCAAGAACCTGATTCAACTACTGCCTGGCAACAGGGTAAAACAGTAAATTGCACAGGTCTAGTCCCAATTTTGCCTGAGGatcaccttggacaagtcacttgtcCAATCCTACTTAGAATGGATCCTGTGATTCTGGTGCATAGGGGCAGGATTTGGAGAGCATAAGCAGTGGGAAGTGGATATCCTGTAAATCATGAAGTTTTGCTCTAAGACTTCCCTTCCCCATCCGCACTGACCTGCAAAAAGCATTTGGGGACAAGAAAAAGGTATGGGAACTGCTTTTATGAGGATCTGTTGACAATTTCCACTCCACCATGTACAGGGATAATAGGTGCTTCAGAAAAGATTCCATCCCTGAAGAAATAGCAGATGGGGAGGAGCTCCATGACCTGGGGCACTCCTGACATACAACCCAGCTTCCTAGGCTAGGTGAatttcactcctgtgcagagagtCACCATAAAACCTATATGCCAGTTATTACATCAAAATAGGGCTTAATTGGGAGTCATCTGGTGCCTAGCCTTCAAGCTGTCCTTCACAGGAGTGAATTGTACGTGCTGGGGCCTGAATTTGGGCCTTAACCTCAGTCCCTccacctgtaaaattgggataatatttACCCAACCTTTTAAAACTCTTTGAGGTCCTCAGATAAAAGAAACTATGCATGTACGTTCATTAAAATTCAAGAGCAACTACTGTATAAATGACTATAATGGCTTTTGATCTAGCTGTGTATTTAGAGAAAACCAGCACTTAATACATATCCAATTGTGCAACTGTATATGCCAGATTTTCACATAAGGAGACATTTAGTGTTGGTATACGATAGAGATATCCTGTAATTATCTGTGCTATATTTGCGGCTTGTCTGCTTTGGAATTTTAATGAGTAGGAATGCCATTCATGGACATTTTTAGAAACGCAGAGAGCATAATAGGACTTTAAGGCCCAATCTTGTATTCCTTGTACACTCCAAACACCTACTTTAACAGCTTTAGGTGAGCCAGACATGCAGCATCAGGCCCTTGTTTGTGCCATTCCGACATCCCATATGCCAGACACAGTTCAATGATACAATCAGAGAGACAAATAAtagcagaggagagaaaaaaaaatatggaaagaaGAAAATATGTGATTTCAGTTGAGATTTGAAATAAGATGGAAAGTCAGTGACATGGAAAGATGGAGAAAGTTTGTTTGAGAGGGTAGGTGATGTAAAGTAAAAAACTCTTATATGTGTGTTGAGGGACAGAGAGGAGGCCTGAGGTAGATGAGGAGAGCAAGAAAGGCCGGTAAATAGAATGAGTCAAGGAAATACAAAGCAGATAATTATTCCAGAAGATATTGCACACAGATATGCAAGTTTGAGGCTCAGTTCTTTGCTGCCTGACTAACTGGGGCATGCTCAGCCTTTGGGTGCAGGTAGAGACTTGTGTCAATCAGAAACAATTCCCCAGGTTGGTTTCAGGAGTGGAGCTGacaatcaaaaaacaaaaaaacccaacaaccaagcCCTGCCTGATGAATGGCAATTTCATCCCCTGATGTCCCCTGTggtagcagggccagctttaggctgattcccccgaatttggccccgcgcctaagagggccccacgccctaaagaagagcgcccaactttttaatttttactcacccggcggcggtccgggtctttcatggcaggtccttcactcgctccgggtctttggcagcatttcggtggcaggtcaTTCAGTGCTGCAGAAGCAAGTGAAGGATTtgtcgccgaagtgccgccgaaaatCCAGACCACCGCTGGgcatttgaatcaggccctgcacttcctaaagccggccctgtgtggtAGAGTAGACAGAATTTGATAGTATTGATTATAAAGGAAATTCTTTATTGAATCTGTTGGACACAGAGAAGACCATTTCATTCTTCCTGGCTTTCTAGCAACCAGGTTGCCTAGTGGCAGACATGATTGGACTGCTACTACAACAACCCCCCCCAAGGAGCTACATGCTTGTATTCTTGCTGGGAGGGAGAATTGTCACAGTAACATGGCTTTGAGGTTGGTAGTGAAGAGCGAAGGGTGAGGGATGAGGGGGTAGCTCAGGAAATCAAAAAAGTAGAtgccagaagaaaaaaaaatcgtaAAATGAAATTTATGGCATGTAGCGAGCAGCGTCATTGCAAAGTGCTTGCGGCTCTGTCACGGAGGCAGTGGGACCAAGAGCTGGGCTTTCACACCTTTCCTAGGGACAAGCCCTTTGTTTTCACAAAAAAAGGCCTCATGCCTGCCCACGTGAGCTGCCCTGCAGTAGGCACTGACCCTGTCATTATCATACCTTCCACTTGCATCCATTTAGATGGCAAGGCACCTGCAGCACCTGCCTTTCAGGTCACATCCCCAGTTCCTTAGgcagaggaagtttgggtgttgTTGGTATCTACATGTTAAAACGTGCTTCCTAGGTGGCAGAAAACTGCACGTTGGGGATGGGTggcgggtataataggccaggagaGGCTAAGCCTCCGCTGGTGCAGCCTCTGCTGACCTGCCACCAGATGCTTGGCAGTGGTGGCCCTGCCtgcgctctgcctcttcctgtccctgctctgccccttccccaaggtcccCACTGTCTGCCACCTGGTGAGTCCCGcctctcctccactccacccTCCCTTGCTACTATCTCCCTCCCCCTGAAGGCCCCCCacattccccctctcctccactcccctcccctgcttgGGGGTAGAGTGGGTGGGGTGTGTgcagtgaggcagagtggagaggaAGGAGGCACCAGGGGGGAGCCTGGGGGTGCAGTAGCCAGGTGAGGGGCTAGGCCTGGGGGCAGAATGAAAAGCCCTGGAGTTGCAGTGATGGGGGGGTGAGACGGTCCTGGGGATGAGTGGGTGCAGGGCCCAGGCAGACACAGAGcacagcagcagggaaggggggctggggttggagggtgtcacagctccctgctctggacTCGCCTGGTGTGCCCCCCTTGCCCAGCCCATGCCTCCAATAGAGGGTGCAGGGCTCCCCCTGGCTGTAGGGGAGCAGGTCCCTCCGAATCTCTCGGCTGAGATAGAAAATGGGCTTTGGGGTCAGACACAAGAATAGCGCCTCTCCCAGGCGGAGCAAGGGGTGGGGCGGAGCCTTcaggtaagggggcggggctacaGCGAAGTGGGCGGAGCCAATATTAGCAAAACAAGACGGGGCTATTGCGAAGACAGAAGAGGGGGCGGGGCCACGGGAGCAGCCGCCTTTGTCGTAGTGGCGCCTCCGCAGACGAAGGCGGAGCCAGGGGGCAAGGGGCGGGGTCTCCATGAAGGGGGCGGGGCCCGCGTGAGGCGGGGTGGCCCCAGCGCCACTTCCTGAGGCGGTGAGTACGGGGCGCTCCTCGCGTTGCCCAGCCGGGCTCGAGCGAGCCGCCCTCTCAGCGGGGCCACGCTGCGCCCGCCGCTCCGTGGCGTGTCAGGGTGGCTGGGCCTCGCCTGGTGCGGATCCGAGCCTGGGTCTGGCCGGGCTTCCGGCTGCGTCACCGCGGCGGACAACGTGTCTCTTCCGGCGGTTTATTTGGGCGGGGTTACGCGttcctggggggggcgggggtgtcagGCGAGTTATTTATGGCAGTGGCTGTTGGGGCTCAGAAGGGGGGAGGTTTTGAAACACAAACTGTCACCGTTGCTGGTCACACGTACAAAGTAAATAGCCTCCAGTCAAACTGCAGCTCTCAAGCAGCAGTGTTCTTACCTTGCTTCCCTGCAaacggtttttttttttaatcactggaAATATGGTTTGTTTGGTGGTTCATGGGTGtctggtgaaatcaacatttactgatggAAAAACCCAAATCCTCCCAAGCCTGGTAGTATGTTAGTCATGTGCCTTGTCAAAGTATCTATTTGTAAGTGTATGGCCTAAGGGTTCCTAAAATGCTTGCTGCCCTAGTGTCTAGATGCTAAATTGCTTTAATATGAACAATGAACCTTGATGGGACAGGCTCCTCTCTTCTGCAAAATAAACTTCCTTTATGATGTTGCAGATTGAGTTTTCAGTAGTTTTGGAGTCTGCTGATTCTTGCACATTGACTGCACAACtgcagaaaacttttttttttttaaggtccaCATCAAATGGAACTGCAGTAATAAACCCTGTTTATTAGGATAGCTTGCAAAAGTGTAATGCCGAGAGGAAGTGATAGTTGCCTCCTTGACTGAAGTGTAAAAAGTTAGTAGTCTATGAAGTGTATGAGATCTTTTGCTGTCTTTTTGAATGAACAGTGAAGAGCCCTGGTTTCCCTACCAGGTCTGAAAACACCCAAGTTATTGATATACAAAGCATGCTGCAGCAGTATAGCTGAATTGTTCAGTAAGGTTTTTCCTTGTGGAGAGGTGGTTTAGTGGCACCTTTGAGGGAGGTTCTGTGTCTGTCAGTTGACATTGCATCAGCTTTGTTTCGTGTATGAAAGTAAATACGCCTAAAAAGCATAATAGGTGCATTTTATAAATTCAAAACTAGATAACAGAAGTATTCCTCCTCCTGACAGTAAAGGATACAAATATTCAAAATTAAGAGCAAAATCCATCATAATATTGTTACTGGTTTTTTTTACACCTTCTGAATAAAGCACACCTGTAAGCAGGTATCCTTTGAAACAATCATTTTAATGTCTCATCTTCAAGAAAAAGAGACCATGAGGAATATCTTTCCTACACTTTCAGTTGCAAAGTTTAATATGTTTTTGTGCAGTTTAAAACTGTTATAACAAGTACATAACAGAAGACCGGGTAGTAATTCTGAGACTGTTGGCAAATGAGAAGTAGGATATTTCTGTTCAGCTAAAGTGAATTCATAACTCAGGAATTGCTTTAGTTGTTATATTTTTATGATCTCTACAATAAAGTCCTCTCTTGTTTCAGGGTGAATAAACAAAAGAGAAATGAATGCCATCTGCAGCTTAAAAATAGCTGGTAGGAACTGCATTTTATTTCGCTTAACTTCTTTGGCCAGTCAGGCAAAGTGCAATAATCTTTATAGGTCTTCAGTTGAAGCTTTGAATGGACATCACCAGATTCAAGTAAATCATGTAGTGAATAAATGCCAGCAACTAGTTATAAGCAGCAGCACCAGCTATTATTTTATGATTGGAAGCTCTAACTTCTACAGAAAATTTATTAATAAAAGCCAAAGATGTTTTTTGAATGCCAAGAATATAGATGTGTGCACAAACATACACAATAGCTGTAGAAGTCCTTATTTCCTGGCCTCTAAACCCTTAGTGGAAGACCTTGCATTATTCCGAAGTCTTGCTCCAGTGCAGTCCCCAAATCGAATTCCTGCATGGGATTTGCAGATCATCAGACTTTTTCACACATCATCATCATTTCAGGCTGCTCCAGTGCCTCTGTTGTGGATTATTCTTAAACCGGCTCAGAAGCTATTTGCTATCATTCTTGGAAGGTAAAATGCTGTTTTATTTTCTCTTACAGAGTAAGGCCCTGTCCTTCAAAAATTTACATATGTGTTTAATGTTACGCACAGTGAGTAAtcccattaatgttaatgggacTACTCTGTGTAAAGTTGAATGTTTGTGTAAAGCTTGCAGGATTTCGGGTTAgggttgaattttttttgttttgtttaccacAATTTTCAAACCACAATAGAATCCATATACCAATCAGACTAAAATGGTTATAAATGGGGAGGACCTCTCTCctgtggttttattttaaaaaaacacatctgTTTCAGACCTTTACAATCAATCACTATTTATCCACGACCTAACAAAATAAtcccttttttttgtgtgtgctgtgcacCCTCAATGAAAATCAAGGCCATAATGGCTAGTGATATGTTTGGAAAGCCAAAATATCATGGTATCTATCTACGGAAAGAGTAGACAACATGTTTGCCAGAGATGTGGTCCCAGGCAAAAGCAGAAGCCAAGAACTTCGGCATACCTCAGCTGTCCCCTTCTCCACAACAAGCAGGAGAGTAGCTACTGCTGCTGACACAATTCTGAGACATTGACTTCAGGCTGGAGATAAAGTGGGGGTGCTCATTCTCCATTGCTGCATCCTAAACTGAATTTACAAATGTGCCACGTGATTTAAGTTGGATTCTGATTGTGCAGCTCCTGCATAGAAATAGAAATTCATTCTCTCCTATATGCGTAGTGAGATTCAATATATGTATCCTTTtgcatgtacacctctaccctgatataacgcaactTGATATAATGTGAattttggatataacgtggtaaagcagcgctccaggggggcagggctgcgcgctccggcggatcaaagcaagttcaatattatgcggtttcacctataatgcagtaagatttttttggctcccaaggacagcattatatccaAATAGAGGTGTACTTATTTTTGATCAGCCTTGCTGATTGTGTCTTGCAAATCAATTCAAGGAGGGTGAACATTCCTTCAGATGTTCTCAAACAAAAATCCCAACATGCTATTTTTAACCAGATCAAAAAGATAAAGGTTGGAATGGTTTCCATTCAAAAAGGAAGCATCTACCTTGTGGGACATTCTTGTTCCTTGAGGGAAATATTGCCCTGAACTGACAGAATACATATTACTTAATGGTACTCTTGACTCTTTCATCCCAGGATTTCctagcactttacaaatgttaatgaatACAGCCTCTCCTCATTTGTGTGAGGCACTATACCCACTTTACAATGTACAATGTTTGTGTCTTGCAGGAGCATCAGAAAATGGTGGAAGGCACTGCCTCCTAACAAACGGGAACTTTTTAAAGAAAGTGtaagaaaaaacaaatggaagATAGTTGTGGGTGTGTGTAGCTTGGCAGTTTTATTCATTATGTTTTATTTTACTCACTTGGAGGAGACACCAATCACTGGGCGTGCTCGACTGTTGGTATTTGGGAAGGAACATTTTATGGCATTGTCAGAGATGGAGTATGATATGGTGAGTTGTTCGAAAGAAAACAAGCCCTCcccatttcacacacacaaaaaccatgTTCCTGTTCACTAATGTGTGTCACAACCATGGTTGGGCTCCCCCTTATGGCCCCTCACTAGCCTTCTGTATGGGTGACATATTGGACCCATCTGCTCTTAAAACTTCCCTTTGTCTGGGCAGGCTCCAGCACTGTCTCTTTCTTTGGCTACACTGGCTCATTTTCTGGGCACAGACTTGGTCTGTTACCTATTCATGGAAGTGGGACCTCATTGTTTGGCTGTCCTAAGCCCCCAGGTCAGTGCAGATACCTCAAGCCAGCCCACTAGTTTAAACACACCCTTTCCCAAAGCTTCAACCTTGTGGGCACTTTGATTTATAGTTTACTTCTCCAGGGTCACATGATAGTGAAAACATATAAAACACAGTTTTTATGATGATTTCTAATATTATGACTCATTACTTTAGATAGCACACGAGAGAGAAAAAtctaagtaaaaataaaatgtctaTGTGCTGTTCCCTGCCTAAGTTTCCTTACCACTCTTGAGCCTTTTGCGGGATTTGGTCAGAGTACTCTTGGGCGGGGGTTCTCAACCTTCTTCTTTCTGAGCCTCCCccctccaacatgctataaaacctCCATGGCCTACCTCTGTCACAACAActctttttctgcatataaaaaccagggctggcattagtgGGTAGGAAGCTGGGGAACTGCCCGGGGCCGCAGGGCCCCCTGCGAAGCTATATTGATCAGACTTCGGCTTCAGTCCCagatggcagggctcagggccttAGGCTTCAGCCCCGTGCAgtgaggctttggctttctgccctggaccctagCGAGTCTAATACTGGCCCAGCTTGgcggcccccctgaaacctgcttgctgtcccccgggggccccagacccctggttgagacctCTCTGCTCTACAGTATGCATGGTCCTACTCCTGCACAaagcttctctgaattgtccgTGAGGCAGTGTCAGTGTCCTGCAGCCAGCTTCCTTCTGCTCTTTCCCCACGAAGGTCAATGATTTTTGGATATTAATTAAGCTATATTAATACAATCATTTGGTGTAAATGGAAATATTACTTTGCACTGTATGTAAATGTTCAGTTTTATTACATCCGATACAAAACAGTTAGCTTAGAGTTTTGAAAAACTGAGCTCTACTGCTTTCCTTGGATGATTGACTTGGTATATAAAAGAGTATATGAGAACTGGATTGTTAATATATTGTCTGGAACAAAACTTTTACTGTGATACACTTACATGCCATATCAGTGTAGCAGTTAGCCTCCAGACTGCATTCTTTATTCTGTATAGACCTCAACAAATTCTCTCTTTCAGTGGATGGAACAGTTTAAAAATAAGATGTTATCTGAGATAGACCCTCGCTATCAGGTAGTGAAAAAAGTTATCGGTCATCTATCTGAAAGCAACCAGGACATCCCGCAGGTGTCGGAGTTCAAGTGGATTATCCATGTGGTGGAAGAACCAGGCATAAATGCTTTTGTACTTCCGGTAAGTAAAATCCAAAAGCAAGCAGTATTGAAGAATGCAGCTTGTTTACACAGTTTCTATGCTATATTatgatgtggttttttttttttctttttactcacAGAATGGACAAGTATTTGTTTTCACTGGTTTGCTAAATGCAGTGTCAGATATTCACCAGCTCTCTTTCATTTTGGGCCATGAAATAGCTCATGCTGTATTGGGACATGCAGTAagtacttcttttaaaaaaaaccaagttAATATATAAACCAAAGTCTCAGGCCGCTTCCTCAAACTGAATAAAGAATTTGGTTTAAAGGTTGATTGTCCTGATCCTGCACACATTACTGTGCCATTTTAATCAGTGTTAGCGCTATACCTGCTAGTGAATGTTGACAGGATCGGTCCCTCAGAGACGCTTCCATTCCATTACAAAATAGCAGTTAGGATTTGAACCTGAGATATGCAGGCTTCcagagttgcaggtgctcagcactttacaAAATTGAGCCTTAGTCCTTCTAAACTTGTTGAATCCATAGATGCATTTAAAATGTCTTCTAAATTGCATGGTGCTTGCAGTTCAGTAGCAAAGCCCTAAAATTCATAATTTAGTTTTTAAGGCTGTTCGATAGGACTCTGTTTGCAGATAACTGAGAGTGGTTGCAAATGTGAGCATGTACCACCTTGTGTATATCCCAAGCCCTAATGTGTTCATGGATGAACTGGTAGTTCAGCACCAGTTTTCATGGACAAAACATGTGTAATGATCTTTCACATTTTGCAGGTCCAGTTTTGAAAAAACAGGTTTGGAATAAAATCTTGGCCCAAGGTG
The DNA window shown above is from Gopherus flavomarginatus isolate rGopFla2 chromosome 7, rGopFla2.mat.asm, whole genome shotgun sequence and carries:
- the OMA1 gene encoding metalloendopeptidase OMA1, mitochondrial isoform X5; this translates as MNAICSLKIAGRNCILFRLTSLASQAKCNNLYRSSVEALNGHHQIQVNHVVNKCQQLVISSSTSYYFMIGSSNFYRKFINKSQRCFLNAKNIDVCTNIHNSCRSPYFLASKPLVEDLALFRSLAPVQSPNRIPAWDLQIIRLFHTSSSFQAAPVPLLWIILKPAQKLFAIILGRSIRKWWKALPPNKRELFKESVRKNKWKIVVGVCSLAVLFIMFYFTHLEETPITGRARLLVFGKEHFMALSEMEYDMWMEQFKNKMLSEIDPRYQVVKKVIGHLSESNQDIPQVSEFKWIIHVVEEPGINAFVLPNGQVFVFTGLLNAVSDIHQLSFILGHEIAHAVLGHAAEKASLVHFLDFLSLILLTMIWAVCPRDSLAVVGQWIQTKLQEPVHIGGSILCRSPVCFDLQEESTQNKFVSL
- the OMA1 gene encoding metalloendopeptidase OMA1, mitochondrial isoform X2 gives rise to the protein MNAICSLKIAGRNCILFRLTSLASQAKCNNLYRSSVEALNGHHQIQVNHVVNKCQQLVISSSTSYYFMIGSSNFYRKFINKSQRCFLNAKNIDVCTNIHNSCRSPYFLASKPLVEDLALFRSLAPVQSPNRIPAWDLQIIRLFHTSSSFQAAPVPLLWIILKPAQKLFAIILGRSIRKWWKALPPNKRELFKESETPITGRARLLVFGKEHFMALSEMEYDMWMEQFKNKMLSEIDPRYQVVKKVIGHLSESNQDIPQVSEFKWIIHVVEEPGINAFVLPNGQVFVFTGLLNAVSDIHQLSFILGHEIAHAVLGHAAEKASLVHFLDFLSLILLTMIWAVCPRDSLAVVGQWIQTKLQEFMFDRPYNRTLEAEADKVGLQFAAKACVDVRASSVFWQQMELAETIQGQRKLPEWLSTHPSHENRAEHLDRLIPEALKIRENCNCPSLPGPDPRLIFKLNTQHLLEASKDKEGQNATEHDLAKPKVAFPSV
- the OMA1 gene encoding metalloendopeptidase OMA1, mitochondrial isoform X3, encoding MNAICSLKIAGRNCILFRLTSLASQAKCNNLYRSSVEALNGHHQIQVNHVVNKCQQLVISSSTSYYFMIGSSNFYRKFINKSQRCFLNAKNIDVCTNIHNSCRSPYFLASKPLVEDLALFRSLAPVQSPNRIPAWDLQIIRLFHTSSSFQAAPVPLLWIILKPAQKLFAIILGRSIRKWWKALPPNKRELFKESVRKNKWKIVVGVCSLAVLFIMFYFTHLEETPITGRARLLVFGKEHFMALSEMEYDMWMEQFKNKMLSEIDPRYQVVKKVIGHLSESNQDIPQVSEFKWIIHVVEEPGINAFVLPNGQVFVFTGLLNAVSDIHQLSFILGHEIAHAVLGHAAEKASLVHFLDFLSLILLTMIWAVCPRDSLAVVGQWIQTKLQEFMFDRPYNRTLEAEADKVGLQFAAKACVDVRASSVFWQQMELAETIQGQRKLPEWLSTHPSHENRAEHLDRLIPEPPKRAAIRQVG
- the OMA1 gene encoding metalloendopeptidase OMA1, mitochondrial isoform X1 yields the protein MNAICSLKIAGRNCILFRLTSLASQAKCNNLYRSSVEALNGHHQIQVNHVVNKCQQLVISSSTSYYFMIGSSNFYRKFINKSQRCFLNAKNIDVCTNIHNSCRSPYFLASKPLVEDLALFRSLAPVQSPNRIPAWDLQIIRLFHTSSSFQAAPVPLLWIILKPAQKLFAIILGRSIRKWWKALPPNKRELFKESVRKNKWKIVVGVCSLAVLFIMFYFTHLEETPITGRARLLVFGKEHFMALSEMEYDMWMEQFKNKMLSEIDPRYQVVKKVIGHLSESNQDIPQVSEFKWIIHVVEEPGINAFVLPNGQVFVFTGLLNAVSDIHQLSFILGHEIAHAVLGHAAEKASLVHFLDFLSLILLTMIWAVCPRDSLAVVGQWIQTKLQEFMFDRPYNRTLEAEADKVGLQFAAKACVDVRASSVFWQQMELAETIQGQRKLPEWLSTHPSHENRAEHLDRLIPEALKIRENCNCPSLPGPDPRLIFKLNTQHLLEASKDKEGQNATEHDLAKPKVAFPSV
- the OMA1 gene encoding metalloendopeptidase OMA1, mitochondrial isoform X4: MNAICSLKIAGRNCILFRLTSLASQAKCNNLYRSSVEALNGHHQIQVNHVVNKCQQLVISSSTSYYFMIGSSNFYRKFINKSQRCFLNAKNIDVCTNIHNSCRSPYFLASKPLVEDLALFRSLAPVQSPNRIPAWDLQIIRLFHTSSSFQAAPVPLLWIILKPAQKLFAIILGRSIRKWWKALPPNKRELFKESVRKNKWKIVVGVCSLAVLFIMFYFTHLEETPITGRARLLVFGKEHFMALSEMEYDMWMEQFKNKMLSEIDPRYQVVKKVIGHLSESNQDIPQVSEFKWIIHVVEEPGINAFVLPNGQVFVFTGLLNAVSDIHQLSFILGHEIAHAVLGHAAEKASLVHFLDFLSLILLTMIWAVCPRDSLAVVGQWIQTKLQEFMFDRPYNRTLEAEADKVGLQFAAKALKIRENCNCPSLPGPDPRLIFKLNTQHLLEASKDKEGQNATEHDLAKPKVAFPSV